Proteins encoded by one window of Kwoniella dejecticola CBS 10117 chromosome 7, complete sequence:
- a CDS encoding glucose-6-phosphate dehydrogenase, which yields MSGEQGRKRAESTAGSIPSMETSGDQLKDETVVVVLGASGDLAKKKTFPALFALFAQGLLPKDVHIVGYARTKMDEAEFYKRETQYIKGDDSKIEEFKKISSYISGQYDGDEGFQELLKHVQKLEGDRQTKNRVFYMALPPSVFTTVAKGLKKNVYSESGINRIIVEKPFGKDLESCREMMSELKAQWAENETYRIDHYLGKEMIKNLLVLRFGNVFLDAAFNKNFVSNVQITFKEPFGTEGRGGYFDEFGIIRDVCQNHLLQTLSILAMERPVSFSAEDIRDEKVKVLRSIPAIAQKDVLLGQYVAEGDKPGYLDDDTVPKGSVCPTFAAMTLWVNNPRWEGVPFIMKAGKALNESKVEIRVQFKDALQGIFTDIPRNELVMRIQPSEAVYLKMNAKLPGFATRAVPTELDLTYKKRFVDTNIPQAYEALILDAFKGDHSNFVRDDELDVAWKIFTPILHWIDGKDAPKPEPYPYGSRGPKQIDEFTNKYGYKRSPQEYSWPQTSASL from the exons ATGTCAGGCGAACAAGGCAGAAAGCGTGCTGAGTCAACAGCTGGATCCATCCCTTCCATGGAGACATCCGGTGATCAATTGAAGGATGAGaccgtcgtcgtcgtcctcgGTGCTTCCGGTGAtttagccaagaagaagaccttcCCTgccctcttcgccttgttcGCTCAAGGTCTGCTCCCCAAAGACGTGCACATCGTTGGATATGCtagaacaa AGATGGACGAGGCTGAGTTCTACAAGAGGGAGACTCAATATATCAAAGGGGACGACTCTAAGATTGAGgaattcaagaagatctcttcttACATCTCTGGGCAATacgatggggatgaaggatTCCAAGAATTGTTGAAACATGTGCAAAAATTAGAAGGTGATCGACAGACGAAAAACAGAGTATTCTACATGGCCCTCCCACCCTCCGTCTTCACCACAGTCGCCAAAGGTCTGAAAAAGAATGTTTACTCCGAGAGCGGCATCAACAGGATAATCGTCGAGAAGCCTTTCGGAAAAGATCTGGAAAGTTGCAGAGAGATGATGTCGGAGTTGAAGGCGCAATGGGCGGAGAACGAGACTTACAGAATCGACCATTACCTGGGTaaagagatgatcaagaaccTGTTGGTGTTGAGATTCGGTAATGTCTTCCTCGATGCTGCTTTCAACAAGAATTTTGTGTCAAACGTCCAGATCACCTTCAAGGAACCGTTTGGAACTGAAGGTAGAGGTGGATACTTTGATGAATTTGGAATTATCAGAGATGTCTGTCAAAATC ACTTGCTCCAAACCCTTTCTATCCTTGCCATGGAACGACCTGTTTCCTTCTCCGCGGAGGATATCCGAGacgagaag GTCAAGGTCCTCCGGTCTATTCCTGCCATTGCTCAAAAGGATGTTCTCCTCGGTCAATACGTTGCTGAAGGAGACAAGCCAGGATACCTCGACGATGACACCGTTCCCAAAGGCTCTGTTTGCCCCACATTCGCTGCCATGACTCTCTGGGTGAACAACCCAAGATGGGAAGGTGTACCATTCATCATGAAGGCTGGTAAGG CGTTGAACGAGTCGAAGGTGGAGATCCGTGTGCAGTTCAAGGATGCCCTTCAAGGTATCTTCACCGACATCCCAAGAAACGAACTAGTGATGAGGATCCAACCTTCCGAAGCTGTCTACCTGAAGATGAACGCCAAATTACCTGGATTTGCTACACGAGCCGTGCCCACCGAGTTAGATTTGACATACAAAAAGCGATTCGTAGACACCAACATTCCTCAAGCTTACGAAGCACTCATCCTCGATGCCTTCAAGGGTGACCACTCGAACTTTGTCAGAGACGATGAGTTGGATGTGGCTTGGAAAATCTTTACTCCTATCCTGCACTGGATCGACGGGAAAG ATGCCCCCAAGCCTGAACCCTACCCATACGGCTCGAGGGGTCCTAAGCAAATCGACGAATTCACCAACAAATACGGTTACAAGCGATCTCCTCAAGAATA CTCTTGGCCTCAAACTTCTGCTAGCCTTTAA
- a CDS encoding 18S rRNA biogenesis protein RCL1: MTSKAGPSRDILRFTTHRHLRQRILLSILSGKSIRVDGIRSDDVQVGLRDYEVNLLRLAEKVTNGSTIEISVTGTSFLFHPGLLPGGNYTHTCHIGRSLGYYLELLIPLAPFCKKPFEINLYGVTGEEGRDMTVDMIRTVTLPHLHTFGVTDGLELQIKKRGSAPLGGGQAVFKCPVVRSLKTVQFLEKGKIRKIRGVAYSTRVSPQFANRMVESARSILNRYIPDIYLITDVYKGDDSGKSPGYGLTLLSQSTTSALHASETLSIPNQTQTPEDIALNAARQLLEEISKGGCVDSKHQWLVSLFMALGKEDVSKVRMGLLTAHTVQFYRDMLEFFGVKYKLTENSSTGEVDVSCIGIGYSNVNKSMA; this comes from the exons ATGACTTCTAAAGCCGGACCTTCGAGGGACATCTTGAGATTCACCACCCACAGACACCTGCGTCAGAGGATCCTCCTATCGATATTATCGGGCAAATCCATACGAGTCGACGGGATACGGTCGGATGATGTCCAAGTTGGTCTGAGGGATTACGAGGTGAATCTCCTCAGGCTGGCGGAAAAGGTGACTAATGGAAGTACGATCGAGATCTCCGTTACTG GTACCTCGTTCCTCTTTCACCCGGGATTACTACCAGGAGGCAATTACACGCATACCTGTCATATAGGCAGATCATTAGGCTATTATCTTGAACTGTTGATTCCCCTCGCGCCGTTCTGCAAGAAGCCGTTCGAGATCAATCTGTACGGTGTGAcgggagaagaaggcagagatATGACT GTCGACATGATACGGACGGTAACATTGCCCCATCTCCACACATTCGGCGTGACAGACGGCTTGGAGTTACAAATCAAGAAAAGAGGGTCGGCCCCCCTAGGAGGCGGTCAAGCGGTGTTTAAGTGTCCGGTAGTTAGGAGTCTAAAGACTGTGCAGTTTTTGGAGAAAGGTAAGATAAGGAAAATACGGGGTGTAGC CTACTCAACGAGGGTATCGCCTCAATTCGCTAATCGGATGGTCGAATCTGCTCGAAGCATTTTGAACCGGTATATACCTGATATATACTTGATCACGGACGTATACAAAGGCGACGATTCGGGCAA ATCTCCAGGATACGGCTTAACCCTTCTATCGCAATCCACCACATCGGCCTTACATGCTTCCGAGACACTCTCGATACCGAACCAAACTCAGACTCCGGAGGATATAGCTCTGAACGCAGCCAGGCAGTTGTTGGAGGAGATCAGTAAAGGCGGCTGTGTAGATTCTAAGCATCAATGGCTTGTCTCGTTATTCATGGCTCTGGGCAAAGAGGACGTCTCGAAAGTCAGGATGGGTCTTTTGACTGCACATAC GGTCCAATTTTATCGCGATATGCTGGAATTCTTCGGAGTCAAATACAAGTTAACTGAGAACTCTTCGACGGGCGAGGTGGATGTTAgttgtattggtattggaTATAGTAACGTCAACAAGTCTATGGCATAG